From Labeo rohita strain BAU-BD-2019 chromosome 18, IGBB_LRoh.1.0, whole genome shotgun sequence, the proteins below share one genomic window:
- the tmem170a gene encoding transmembrane protein 170A, which translates to MSAALIFREMQDEYSVGFVKQILSLNLVPRKNATNCGRNDTSLCDFSEMWYGVFLWAVVSSLVFHLPAALLALATLRRHKMARFFPIGILLMGIIGPLFGGVLTSAAIAGVYKAAGKSMFSLEALVFGVGQSLCVFIISFLRVLATL; encoded by the exons ATGAGCGCAGCGTTGATCTTCAGAGAAATGCAGGACGAATATAGCGTAGGATTCGTGAAGCAGATCCTTAGTTTGAATTTGGTGCCGAGGAAAAATGCCACCAACTGCGGGAGGAACGACACCTCTCTGTGCGATTTCTCCG AGATGTGGTATGGTGTGTTCCTGTGGGCTGTTGTCTCCTCATTGGTGTTCCACCTGCCTGCTGCCCTCCTGGCTCTGGCAACCCTTCGGAGACATAAGATGGCACGATTTTTTCCAATCGGCATCCTGCTCATGGGCATCATCGGCCCGCTGTTTGGAGGGGTTCTCACTA GTGCAGCCATAGCAGGAGTTTATAAAGCGGCTGGGAAGAGCATGTTCTCCTTGGAGGCCTTGGTGTTTGGAGTAGGACAGTcgttgtgtgttt
- the cfdp1 gene encoding LOW QUALITY PROTEIN: craniofacial development protein 1 (The sequence of the model RefSeq protein was modified relative to this genomic sequence to represent the inferred CDS: deleted 1 base in 1 codon) — MNYSDYDSDGYSSNEDEDYVPSDDNLSEDDMNECVKEDALEGEDDDAQRSEHVKTKKKKAKANIPMRKRKKGGLKLEGDGEGGSADQQKGEDEPKEDHFVTNVSKENNEEKQKKKADDLWASFLSDVGPRPQAAAPSTGSQQSTSTSGTDKPSKPSTTSRQQEDKPKESSKITITKVFDFAGEEVRVTKEVDADSREAKSFLKNEEKALKQKEEVSEPQASVPLSSESSAKRPAGMGSILNRIGAKKQKMSTLEKSKMDWDAFKTEEGITDELAIHNRGKEGYVERKNFLERVDQRQFELEKTVRLSNMKR, encoded by the exons ATGAATTATTCGGATTACGACTCGGACGGTTATTCCTCAAATGAGGATGAAGACTATGTCCCTTCTG ATGATAATCTGAGCGAGGATGATATGAATGAATGTGTTAAGGAGGACGCACTGGAAGGGGAAGATGATGACGCGCAACGGTCAGAGCACGTGAAAACGAAAAAGAAGAAAGCTAAAGCAAACATTCCTATGAG gaaaaggaaaaaaggagGCCTTAAACTGGAAGGAGATGGTGAGGGTGGATCAGCAGACCAACAGAAAGGTGAAGATGAGCCAAAAGAAGATCATTTTGTAACTAAC GTGTCAAAAGAAAACAACGAagagaagcagaagaagaaagcaGATGATCTTTGGGCTAGTTTTTTAAGTGATGTTGGCCCTCGACCCCAAGCTGCAGCTCCAAGTACAGGTTCTCAGCAG TCTACATCTACATCTGGTACAGACAAGCCTAGTAAACCCTCTACAACGTCTCGGCAGCAGGAGGACAAACCAAAAGAATCCTCCAAAATCACAATTACCAAGGTGTTTGATTTTGCAGGAGAAGAAGTTCG GGTCACGAAAGAGGTAGACGCAGACTCGCGAGAGGCCAAAAGTTTTCTAAAGAATGAGGAGAAGGCTTTGAAGCAGAAAGAAGAGGTCTCTGAGCCACAGGCATCTGTACCGCTCTCCTCTGAATCCAG TGCGAAGAGGCCAGCGGGCATGGGGAGCATCCTGAATCGCATCGGGGCCAAAAAGCAGAAGATGAGCACTTTGGAGAAGTCTAAGATGGACTGGGATGCCTTTAAAACGGAGGAGGGCATTACAGACGAGCTGGCAATCCATAATCGAGGCAAAGAAGG GTATGTGGAGCGAAAGAACTTTCTAGAGAGAGTGGACCAGCGACAGTTTGAGTTGGAGAAGACTGTGCGACTGAGCAACATGAAACGGTGA